In Aquila chrysaetos chrysaetos chromosome 2, bAquChr1.4, whole genome shotgun sequence, the following are encoded in one genomic region:
- the SIX6 gene encoding homeobox protein SIX6, whose product MFQLPILNFSPQQVAGVCETLEESGDIERLGRFLWSLPVAPAACEALNKNESVLRARAIVAFHTGNYRELYHILENHKFTKESHAKLQALWLEAHYQEAEKLRGRPLGPVDKYRVRKKFPLPRTIWDGEQKTHCFKERTRHLLREWYLQDPYPNPSKKRELAQATGLTPTQVGNWFKNRRQRDRAAAAKNRLQQQVLTQGSVRSLQAEEESGGEAVGAASSPAASLSSKAATSAISITSSDSECDI is encoded by the exons ATGTTCCAGCTGCCCATCCTCAATTTCAGCCCGCAGCAGGTGGCCGGGGTATGCGAGACCCTGGAGGAGAGCGGGGACATCGAGCGCCTGGGGCGCTTCCTCTGGTCCCTGCCCGTGGCCCCCGCGGCCTGCGAGGCCCTCAACAAGAACGAGTCGGTGCTGAGAGCCCGGGCCATCGTGGCCTTCCACACGGGGAACTACCGGGAGCTCTACCACATCCTGGAGAACCACAAGTTCACCAAGGAGTCCCACGCCAAACTGCAAGCCCTCTGGCTGGAAGCGCACTACCAGGAGGCGGAGAAGCTGCGGGGCCGACCCCTGGGGCCGGTGGACAAGTACCGGGTGAGGAAGAAGTTCCCGCTGCCCCGCACCATCTGGGACGGCGAGCAGAAGACACATTGCTTCAAGGAGCGGACGAGGCATTTGCTGCGGGAGTGGTACCTGCAGGACCCTTACCCCAACCCCAGCAAAAAGCGGGAACTGGCTCAGGCCACGGGACTTACCCCCACGCAAGTGGGCAACTGGTTCAAAAACCGCAGGCAAAGGGACAGGGCAGCAGCCGCGAAGAACAG GCTACAGCAGCAGGTCCTCACGCAGGGCTCGGTGCGCTCGCTGCAAGCGGAGGAGGAGAGCGGCGGGGAGGCGGTGGGGGCCGCCTCCAGCCCCGCAGCCAGCCTCTCCAGCAAAGCGGCCACCTCCGCCATCTCCATCACATCCAGCGACAGTGAATGTGACATCTGA